A single genomic interval of Cucumis sativus cultivar 9930 chromosome 7, Cucumber_9930_V3, whole genome shotgun sequence harbors:
- the LOC101216719 gene encoding 40S ribosomal protein S18, whose product MSLVANEDFQHILRVLNTNVDGKQKIMFALTSIKGIGRRFANIVCKKADVDMNKRAGELTAAELDNLMVVVANPRQFKIPDWFLNRQKDYKDGKYSQVVSNALDMKLRDDLERLKKIRNHRGLRHYWGLRVRGQHTKTTGRRGKTVGVSKKR is encoded by the exons ATG TCACTGGTAGCAAACGAGGATTTTCAGCACATCCTGCGTGTGCTCAACACCAACGTCGATGGGAAGCAAAAGATTATGTTTGCTCTTACTTCAATTAAAGGTATTGGAAGACGTTTCGCTAACATCGTTTGTAAGAAGGCTGATGTCGACATGAACAAGAG GGCCGGTGAACTAACTGCTGCTGAGTTGGATAATCTCATGGTGGTTGTTGCCAATCCACGACAATTTAAAATTCCCGACTGGTTTTTGAATAGGCAGAAAGACTACAAGGATGGAAAATATTCTCAAGTAGTTTCAAATGCATTGGACATGAAGTTGAGAGATGATTTGGAGCGGTTGAAGAAGATTAG GAACCACCGAGGTCTGAGGCACTACTGGGGCCTCCGAGTCCGTGGTCAGCACACTAAGACCACTGGTCGCCGAGGGAAAACTGTTGGTGTCTCCAAGAAGCGTTGA